A genome region from Rhodohalobacter mucosus includes the following:
- a CDS encoding DUF6090 family protein — protein sequence MEQNKVRTYILYAVGEILLVMIGILLALQVNNWNEKRNSELKTQEYYSQLLDDLKSDREFITLTIGDLSRKLSDYEMYISLYSSEAALTPDQVYKQISQLTLISNALTFNTSTIESLQNSGDIRLIPSTIRNRLIDLKRLQNLTITRFEDIDDGANRVTQKLSTLIGATTLPARLERQTTMKEFLSIDENLKELILVYEGIHRWKEVSFRETIGRLEEMTEDIDGIVELINMELDK from the coding sequence ATGGAACAGAATAAAGTCCGTACCTACATCCTGTATGCAGTGGGTGAGATCCTGCTTGTAATGATCGGCATCCTGCTGGCACTTCAGGTGAATAACTGGAATGAAAAGAGAAATTCAGAGCTCAAGACTCAGGAATATTATTCACAGCTTCTGGATGACCTGAAAAGTGATCGGGAGTTTATCACTCTAACGATCGGCGACTTAAGCAGAAAACTGTCAGATTATGAAATGTATATCAGCTTGTACAGCAGTGAAGCGGCTCTGACCCCCGATCAGGTGTACAAACAGATTTCGCAACTCACTTTGATTTCCAATGCTTTAACTTTCAACACAAGCACGATTGAATCCCTTCAGAACAGCGGTGATATCAGGCTGATTCCCTCAACGATCAGAAACCGGCTGATTGACCTGAAACGACTTCAAAACCTTACCATCACTCGCTTTGAGGACATTGATGATGGGGCAAATAGGGTTACTCAAAAATTATCCACGTTAATAGGCGCTACAACTCTGCCTGCCAGACTTGAAAGACAAACCACAATGAAGGAGTTCTTAAGTATTGACGAAAATTTAAAAGAGCTCATCCTGGTCTATGAAGGGATCCATCGCTGGAAGGAGGTGTCATTCAGGGAAACCATAGGCAGGCTGGAAGAGATGACTGAAGATATTGATGGGATTGTAGAACTCATCAACATGGAATTAGACAAATAA
- a CDS encoding DUF6090 family protein has protein sequence MKPFFRKIRQKLISSGSISKYLLYATGEIALVMIGILLALQVNNWNEERKQSAAEETFMTGVKNDLSQDQQYINLIVESAEKKLALFDQLEDRAIELYQNDRQALDSLVMAYFNPPRTFYPIFGSYESAVSGNEISRFNNKEFMSAATRLYNSIYARLMDNAEEHDVRWFYNTKKYSRVRRTGNLPDMSREDLQVFLDDIYNYHIMLEYYKNLLLDANSEIEKILIIN, from the coding sequence ATGAAACCATTCTTTAGAAAAATCCGACAGAAACTCATTTCATCCGGATCAATCTCCAAATACTTGTTGTATGCAACAGGTGAAATAGCACTGGTTATGATAGGAATCCTGCTGGCTTTACAGGTAAATAACTGGAATGAAGAACGAAAACAGTCAGCAGCAGAAGAGACCTTTATGACCGGGGTTAAAAACGATCTGTCTCAGGATCAGCAGTACATCAACTTAATAGTGGAGTCTGCGGAAAAAAAGTTAGCCCTCTTTGATCAACTGGAAGATCGGGCGATTGAACTCTATCAAAACGACCGGCAGGCCTTAGATTCGCTGGTGATGGCATACTTCAACCCTCCCCGCACATTTTATCCTATCTTTGGATCTTATGAGTCGGCTGTTTCCGGAAACGAAATCAGCAGATTTAATAATAAAGAATTTATGTCTGCAGCCACCCGATTATATAATTCCATTTATGCACGTTTAATGGATAATGCAGAAGAGCACGATGTCCGCTGGTTTTACAATACTAAAAAATATTCCAGGGTTCGCCGTACGGGTAACCTGCCGGACATGAGTCGGGAGGATTTACAGGTCTTTCTGGATGATATTTACAATTATCACATAATGCTGGAGTATTATAAAAATCTTCTGCTAGATGCGAACAGCGAAATTGAGAAAATCCTGATCATTAACTAA
- a CDS encoding DUF6090 family protein gives MEQNKVRKYTLYALGEILLVVVGILIALQINNWNEERINAQQEKIILQNLRSDLILEQQNLLSHIDAQNIWVDGGVYILRHFDDHSGFEIDTELLKRLNDLFARAGYVPVITTFETLENTGNIDLIQNEELKSEIVNYYQSIITFATNTQNNNADLVDGLVNHVLIELTFLKPNLFTDSSKDWFPVFDQVDYELQSNQMFLDHLQTKLSDLDNAARMINVVNFRILLANIQLSFAGEYLERTADLLELIEVELDK, from the coding sequence ATGGAACAGAACAAAGTTCGAAAATATACACTCTATGCCCTGGGCGAGATCCTGCTGGTTGTGGTGGGTATCCTGATTGCTCTGCAAATCAATAACTGGAATGAAGAGAGGATCAATGCGCAACAGGAAAAGATCATTCTTCAGAATCTTCGAAGTGATCTGATACTGGAGCAGCAAAATTTACTATCACACATTGATGCACAGAATATATGGGTAGATGGCGGAGTATATATACTCAGGCATTTTGATGATCATTCCGGATTTGAGATTGATACAGAGCTGCTGAAGAGATTGAATGACCTGTTTGCCCGGGCCGGCTATGTTCCGGTTATCACTACCTTCGAAACGCTGGAAAACACAGGAAATATTGACCTTATCCAAAATGAAGAACTTAAGAGTGAGATCGTTAATTACTACCAATCGATCATAACCTTTGCCACCAATACGCAAAACAACAATGCAGATCTGGTGGACGGGCTTGTCAACCATGTATTGATCGAACTCACGTTTCTTAAACCCAATTTATTTACCGATTCATCCAAGGATTGGTTTCCGGTATTTGATCAGGTAGATTACGAACTGCAATCAAATCAGATGTTTTTGGATCATCTCCAAACCAAACTGTCCGATCTGGATAATGCGGCCAGGATGATCAATGTGGTTAATTTCAGGATCCTTCTGGCTAACATTCAGCTTTCATTTGCCGGAGAGTACCTTGAGAGAACCGCAGATTTACTTGAGTTAATAGAAGTGGAGTTAGACAAATAG
- a CDS encoding DUF6090 family protein has protein sequence MVTLFRRIRQKLIDSGSVTKYLLYAIGEILLVVIGILIALQVNNWNENRINKINESLILNDLQKEFRMNQVKLDSTISYHRVLLGATNEVLDLINEPEEVIIQHNPDSLIYLTLNYFDYSPSRSVISELISSGKLSLISSDSLRMLIFDWDSALGENEEAYDTMDEMSQNLTLPYLTNNGSMKEIDQYGILMGNGGSKFESRNYLLFQELEFENHMDNQAWGITNYLDKLHRLENVINLILKHTDTQANQP, from the coding sequence ATGGTTACCCTTTTCCGACGCATCCGCCAGAAACTGATCGACTCAGGGTCAGTTACCAAATACCTCCTCTACGCTATCGGTGAGATCCTGCTGGTTGTGATCGGGATCCTGATCGCCCTGCAGGTGAACAACTGGAATGAAAACCGAATCAATAAGATCAACGAATCATTGATCCTTAACGACCTCCAAAAGGAGTTCCGGATGAATCAGGTGAAACTCGATTCAACAATATCCTATCACCGGGTTTTACTCGGGGCTACAAATGAGGTTTTAGACCTGATTAATGAACCCGAGGAAGTTATTATCCAACATAATCCTGACAGTCTCATCTATCTTACGCTTAATTACTTTGATTATAGTCCCAGTCGGTCTGTTATTTCAGAGTTAATCTCATCCGGCAAACTGAGCCTGATCTCATCTGATTCCCTGCGCATGTTAATTTTTGATTGGGATAGTGCGTTGGGGGAAAATGAAGAAGCATATGATACGATGGATGAGATGAGCCAAAACCTGACCCTCCCGTATTTAACGAATAATGGCTCGATGAAAGAAATCGACCAGTACGGAATTCTGATGGGGAACGGGGGTTCTAAATTCGAATCCCGGAATTATCTTCTTTTTCAGGAGTTGGAATTTGAAAATCATATGGATAATCAGGCCTGGGGAATAACCAATTATCTGGATAAGCTACACCGGTTGGAGAATGTTATTAACCTCATTTTAAAGCATACTGACACTCAAGCCAACCAGCCCTAA